In a single window of the Anabas testudineus chromosome 19, fAnaTes1.2, whole genome shotgun sequence genome:
- the csnk1e gene encoding casein kinase I, whose amino-acid sequence MELRVGNKYRLGRKIGSGSFGDIYLGSNIATGEEVAIKLECVKTKHPQLHIESKFYKMMQGGVGIPSIKWCGAEGDYNVMVMELLGPSLEDLFNFCSRKFSLKTVLLLADQMISRIEYIHSKNFIHRDVKPDNFLMGLGKKGNLVYIIDFGLAKKYRDARTHQHIPYRENKNLTGTARYASINTHLGIEQSRRDDLESLGYVLMYFNLGSLPWQGLKAATKRQKYERISEKKMSTPIEVLCKGYPSEFSTYLNLCRSLRFDDKPDYSYLRQLFRNLFHRQGFSYDYVFDWNMLKFGASRTAEDGERERREVKEGEERAGGGQRGAGGRALPPGPNPLAANRVRNEADAAPSIPATRGVQQSGNRSPQAGRAERAERERKVAMRLHRGAPANVSSSDLTARLDQSRITASQVSVPFEHLAK is encoded by the exons ATGGAGTTGAGGGTCGGAAATAAGTACCGCCTGGGGAGGAAGATAGGGAGTGGATCTTTTGGAGACATCTACCTTG GTTCTAACATTGCTACAGGAGAGGAAGTAGCCATCAAACTGGAATGTGTGAAGACCAAACATCCACAGCTCCACATTGAGAGCAAGTTCTACAAAATGATGCAGGGCGGAG TGGGAATCCCGTCAATTAAGTGGTGCGGCGCCGAAGGCGACTACAATGTTATGGTGATGGAGCTACTGGGACCCAGTCTGGAGGACCTGTTCAACTTCTGCTCCCGCAAGTTCAGTCTGAAAACAGTCCTGTTGCTGGCTGACCAGATG ATCAGTCGGATTGAATACATACACTCTAAGAACTTCATCCACAGAGACGTAAAGCCCGATAACTTCCTGATGGGGCTCGGCAAGAAGGGAAACCTGGTCTACATCATCGACTTTGGCCTGGCAAAGAAATATCGCGACGCCCGAACGCACCAGCATATCCCCTACCGGGAGAATAAGAACCTTACAGGAACCGCCCGCTATGCCTCCATCAACACCCATCTGGGCATCG AGCAGTCGAGACGAGACGACCTGGAGTCTCTGGGATATGTACTCATGTACTTTAACCTGGGCTCTCTGCCCTGGCAGGGTCTCAAAGCTGCCACCAAGAGGCAGAAGTATGAACGCATCAGCGAGAAGAAAATGTCCACCCCCATTGAGGTGCTCTGCAAGGGATACCCCT CTGAATTCTCTACTTACCTGAACTTGTGCCGCTCCCTGCGGTTTGATGACAAGCCAGACTACTCGTATCTGAGGCAGCTCTTCAGGAACCTCTTCCACAGACAGGGCTTCTCGTATGACTACGTCTTTGACTGGAACATGCTGAAGTTT ggGGCCAGCAGGACAGCAGAGGatggagagcgagagagaaggGAGGTAAAAGAAGGGGAGGAGCGAGCGGGCGGAGGCCAAAGAGGTGCTGGTGGTCGAGCTTTGCCGCCCGGCCCGAACCCCTTGGCAGCCAACAGAGTCAGGAACGAGGCAGACGCTGCTCCCTCTATCCCGGCCACACGTGGGGTGCAGCAGTCAG GTAACCGCTCTCCTCAGGCGGGAAGAGCAGAACGAGCTGAGCGAGAGAGAAAGGTGGCCATGAGGCTTCATCGCGGGGCCCCCGCTAACGTCTCCTCCTCTGACCTCACTGCACGCCTCGACCAATCACGCATCACTGCATCACAG GTCAGTGTGCCATTTGAACATCTGGCAAAGTGA
- the tmem184ba gene encoding transmembrane protein 184ba, whose amino-acid sequence MLRLWRRDVPLSERLGEDSPLVAAPGPPPTAAPMGPNISWLPEAPLLSPDQPIFLMTPAAQAVSGFFVWTALILTCHQIYMHLRFYSAPREQRHIVRILFIVPIYAFDSWLSLLFFTNDQYYVYFDTVRDCYEAFVIYNFLSLCYEYLGGESAIMAEIRGKPIESSCMYGTCCLRGKAYSISFLRFCKQATLQFCVVKPLMAVITVILQAYGKYKDGDFNVASGYLYVTIIYNISVSLSLYALFLFYFATRELLSPYSPILKFFMVKSVIFLSFWQGMLLAILEKCGAIPQINSLEVSVGEGTVAAGYQNFIICIEMFFAALALRHAFTYRVYMDKSLDSQGRCAPMKSISSSLKETMNPGDMVQDAIHNFSPAYQQYTQQSTLEQGAPPPASRAHSAVGAHGDTEKTLLLSSDDEF is encoded by the exons ATGTTGAGGCTGTGGAGGCGAGACGTACCTCTTTCAGAGAGGCTGGGGGAGGACTCTCCTCTGGTAGCTGCACCCGGCCCACCACCCACCGCAGCCCCGATGGGCCCCAATATTTCATGGCTCCCTGAAGCCCCACTGCTGAGCCCAGACCAGCCTATCTTTCTCATGACTCCTGCGGCGCAGGCTGTGTCAGGCTTCTTTGTGTGGACTGCACTCATCCTCACCTGTCACCAG ATCTATATGCACCTACGTTTCTACAGTGCACCAAGGGAGCAGCGCCACATTGTGAGGATCCTCTTCATCGTTCCTATATATGCATTCGACTCCTGGTTAAGTCTTCTCTTCTTCACCAACGACCAGTACTATGTGTATTTTGACACCGTCAGGGACTGCTATGAGG CGTTTGTTATTTACAACTTCCTGAGTCTGTGCTACGAGTACCTCGGGGGAGAGAGCGCCATCATGGCTGAGATCAGAGGAAAACCCATCGA GTCCAGCTGTATGTATGGTACCTGCTGTCTCAGGGGAAAGGCCTACTCCATCAGCTTCCTGCGGTTCTGTAAACAGGCCACTCTGCAGTTCTGTGTAGTCAAACCTCTTATGGCTGTCATCACAGTGATCCTCCAGGCCTACGGGAAATACAAGGACGGAGACTTCAA TGTTGCCAGTGGTTACCTGTACGTAACCATCATCTACAACATCTCCGTTAGCCTGTCTCTGTATGCCCTCTTCCTCTTTTACTTTGCCACACGGGAGCTGCTCAGTCCTTACAGCCCCATTCTTAAATTCTTCATGGTGAAGTCGGtcatcttcctctccttctgGCAAG GCATGTTGCTGGCCATCCTGGAGAAGTGCGGGGCCATCCCTCAGATCAACTCCTTGGAGGTGTCTGTTGGCGAGGGCACAGTCGCTGCTGGTTACCAGAACTTCATCATTTGCATCGAGATGTTTTTCGCAGCTCTGGCTCTGCGACACGCTTTCACATACAGAGTCTACATGGACAAAAGCCTTGACTCACAAG GTCGCTGTGCCCCTATGAAAAGCATTTCCAGCAGCCTGAAGGAGACCATGAATCCAGGTGACATGGTCCAAGATGCCATCCACAACTTTTCCCCAGCCTATCAGCAGTACACCCAGCAGTCCACTCTGGAGCAGGGGGCCCCTCCGCCTGCGTCCCGCGCCCACAGCGCTGTCGGTGCCCatggagacacagagaagacGCTCCTGCTCAGCTCCGATGATGAATTCTAG